The Moorena producens PAL-8-15-08-1 genomic interval CTGATAGCTGATAGCTGATAGCTGATAGCTGACAATGCTATACTGATTTAGTTCTATGGTTCATCAGCACCTTAATAGTTTCTTCTGGAGCATTTTGCTGCTTCAAATAGGTTTTGAGAGTTGTTTCGGTTTTACTCTTGAGTAAAAAATCACTGACTAACAGTTTAATAACTTGCCTAACATAGGAAATAGCATACCTCCAGAAAGGGACATGGTGTGAGTCTTGATAAATTATATTGACCATATGCCAGATATTATAATTTGACTTTAAATTAGTGAATCCTTTCAAAATCTCTAGTCTTTTGGCTTTATCCGGTTGGAGATACCATTGTAGTAAAGGGGGCATATAACGAATCAAGTCATTGACATTATAATTCGTAGTGGCTTGGAGTTTACTTGACAAAATCACGTTAAAGCCTGATTTATGAGCACGACTAACAAACTCAAAGTCACCGCCGTAATGCCGGAATCTATCAGCATCTGGAAATCCAATTTTATCGACCACTGTTCTGGGGATGATAGCTATATTACCATTTAGGGTATCGACTGACCTAGCCTCTGCTGTAGCAAAATAATCCATACTCCGAATTGGCTGTTTTTTATCCATGCCACTGAACACAATCCAATCGGAATAGGTTTTATCCCGGACAATACCCCCAACAATTGTATTATTGTACAGTGGAGACTGACAACTATCAATCAGGTTGTTAAGGAAATTGTCTGATAGAGAGATATCATCATTTAGCCACACTAGGTAATCCGAGTCTAATTTATCTATGGCATAGTTCATCCCCAGACAAATCCCACCTGTCCACCAGAGATTGCCATCTCCTTCAATTAAGTAAACATTGGGAAATTGACGTCTAATCATGTCTCTGGTGCCATCTGTGGAACCATCATCTACTATGATGACTGAGATAACTGAGGTATTATCAGTATTTACTTTAGGAAGTTGCTGAAAAATTTGACTCAGAATAGTCTGAGTATAGTGTTGCCTATTTCTAACTGGAATAATTAAGGATATTTGGGTCATGATAGGAAAGGGAATAGGGAATAGGGAATAGGGAATAGGGAGTAGGGAGTAGGGAATCGGGAGTAGGGAGTAGGGAATCGGGAGTCGGGAATCGGGAATCGGGAATCGGGAGTAGGGAGTAGGGAGTATTAAAAAATCATTGTGTGTACTTCATTAATAGTAAACAAAATATCATTAATGATAATCATTAGTTTTAATGTCAATTATTATTATGATAGTGTTTGCGTCAATTATTATTTTCCACTGTTCCCAGATCCGCTGCTCCCTGCTCCCTGCTCCCTGCTCCCTGTTCCCTGTTCCCTGTTCCCTTATTTTGTAAAAGCTTTCTAATAGCAAAAAATGGACTGATCAAACTGCCCCAGAAGAATTCTAGTTGAAAGGCGGCAATGAGATTAGTTTTAAATTGTCCTCGATACTTAAGGAAATGTAGGATAAATCGGCGCAAATTTCCCAATAAGGTTTTGGTAATTACTATAGGCTTTTGCCAAAAGGTAGCATTAATCAGGCGGAGCTGACATGTGGCCAAACCACAGCCACGAGCGAGAGTGAGTAAGTAATCTCTCTGAAGACGCCACTGG includes:
- a CDS encoding glycosyltransferase family 2 protein, which produces MTQISLIIPVRNRQHYTQTILSQIFQQLPKVNTDNTSVISVIIVDDGSTDGTRDMIRRQFPNVYLIEGDGNLWWTGGICLGMNYAIDKLDSDYLVWLNDDISLSDNFLNNLIDSCQSPLYNNTIVGGIVRDKTYSDWIVFSGMDKKQPIRSMDYFATAEARSVDTLNGNIAIIPRTVVDKIGFPDADRFRHYGGDFEFVSRAHKSGFNVILSSKLQATTNYNVNDLIRYMPPLLQWYLQPDKAKRLEILKGFTNLKSNYNIWHMVNIIYQDSHHVPFWRYAISYVRQVIKLLVSDFLLKSKTETTLKTYLKQQNAPEETIKVLMNHRTKSV